In a single window of the Prochlorococcus marinus CUG1415 genome:
- the trxB gene encoding thioredoxin-disulfide reductase: MENKEKNSNVENVVIIGSGPAGYTAAIYAARANLQPLLVTGFNSGGIPGGQLMTTTFVENFPGFPDGVLGPELMDLMKAQAERWGTNLYESDVVSINTDLHPFEIKTLEGTIKANSIIIATGASANRLGVINEDKFWSKGISACAICDGATPQFRDEELAVIGGGDSACEEAVYLTKYGSKVHLIVRSEKLRASAAMVDRVKANPKIEIHWDTKVEKANGSEWLEKIETIHSQEGKGEINIKGLFYAIGHTPNTKFLGKKIDLDNKGYIACKSGRPETSIEGIFAAGDVVDSEWRQGVTAAGTGCMAALATERWLSEKNLAKTIVRATPEPEKKLNSSDFNEEEVNEDTFDSNSEWQKGSYALRKLYHESKKPLLVIFSSPSCGPCHVLKPQLKRVIKELDGAVLGVEIDIDKDQDIAKQAGINGTPTVQLFKEKLLKKQWQGVKQRSEFKEAIKNII, from the coding sequence ATGGAAAATAAAGAGAAAAATTCAAACGTAGAAAATGTTGTAATTATAGGCTCTGGCCCTGCAGGTTATACTGCAGCAATATATGCAGCACGAGCAAATCTTCAACCTTTGCTTGTAACAGGATTTAATTCCGGTGGTATTCCAGGCGGTCAATTAATGACTACAACATTTGTTGAAAATTTTCCAGGATTCCCAGATGGAGTACTAGGTCCTGAATTGATGGATCTCATGAAGGCTCAAGCGGAAAGATGGGGTACAAATTTATACGAAAGTGATGTTGTCTCAATTAATACTGATTTACATCCCTTTGAAATAAAAACTCTAGAAGGAACGATAAAAGCAAACTCAATTATTATTGCAACTGGAGCAAGTGCAAATAGATTAGGAGTAATAAATGAAGATAAATTCTGGAGCAAAGGAATAAGCGCTTGTGCAATTTGTGATGGAGCAACTCCACAATTCAGAGATGAAGAATTAGCTGTTATAGGAGGAGGAGACTCTGCATGTGAAGAAGCGGTATACCTTACAAAATATGGAAGCAAAGTGCATTTAATTGTTAGATCAGAGAAATTAAGAGCTAGCGCCGCAATGGTTGATAGAGTAAAAGCTAATCCAAAAATTGAAATCCACTGGGACACAAAAGTAGAAAAAGCTAATGGTTCTGAATGGCTTGAAAAAATAGAAACTATTCACTCGCAAGAAGGTAAAGGGGAAATTAATATTAAGGGTCTTTTTTATGCAATAGGACATACACCTAATACTAAGTTCTTAGGCAAAAAAATTGATTTAGATAATAAAGGATATATTGCTTGCAAATCAGGGCGCCCAGAGACATCTATTGAAGGCATTTTTGCAGCAGGTGACGTTGTAGATTCAGAGTGGAGACAAGGAGTTACTGCTGCAGGGACAGGATGCATGGCAGCATTAGCTACTGAAAGGTGGCTATCCGAGAAGAACTTAGCAAAAACTATAGTCAGAGCAACCCCCGAACCAGAAAAAAAACTTAATTCATCAGATTTTAATGAAGAGGAAGTTAATGAAGATACTTTCGATTCAAACTCTGAATGGCAAAAAGGCAGTTATGCATTAAGGAAACTTTATCACGAGAGTAAAAAACCTCTCTTAGTTATTTTTAGTTCCCCAAGCTGCGGCCCATGTCATGTTTTGAAACCTCAATTAAAAAGGGTTATTAAAGAACTAGATGGTGCAGTGCTCGGCGTTGAAATAGATATTGATAAAGATCAAGATATTGCAAAACAAGCTGGTATTAACGGCACACCTACAGTTCAGCTTTTTAAAGAAAAATTATTAAAAAAACAATGGCAAGGTGTCAAGCAAAGAAGTGAGTTTAAAGAAGCTATAAAAAATATTATCTAA
- the infA gene encoding translation initiation factor IF-1 has product MIETSGVIEKEQGNGFYLVTLEQPEGHQCLCRAAGKLTKFRIKLLAGDKVLVEISPYDLSRGRITYRERNAGGGARPATNKNNPKRNR; this is encoded by the coding sequence ATGATTGAAACTTCAGGTGTAATAGAAAAAGAGCAGGGAAATGGATTTTATTTGGTTACCTTAGAGCAACCTGAAGGACATCAATGTTTATGCAGAGCTGCAGGTAAATTGACTAAATTTAGAATTAAATTATTGGCTGGGGACAAAGTATTAGTTGAGATAAGCCCATATGATCTTTCTAGAGGGAGGATAACTTATCGAGAAAGGAATGCAGGTGGTGGTGCTAGACCTGCAACTAACAAAAATAATCCTAAAAGGAATAGATAA
- the petM gene encoding cytochrome b6-f complex subunit PetM yields the protein MAKEIFSIAAVFWILIPIGLVGGALLLKFQGD from the coding sequence ATGGCTAAAGAAATTTTTAGTATTGCGGCAGTTTTCTGGATACTGATCCCAATAGGATTGGTTGGTGGTGCATTATTATTAAAGTTTCAGGGAGATTGA
- a CDS encoding EF-1 guanine nucleotide exchange domain-containing protein: MSIKAIECPDGVCHSHHGGHAVPRQAMQKNLEKHGKDWCEKLAERIYEMSVDTYSQTVMPSLHSAGWQRRHLDWEFKLAENDSEPDEALVEGIINATESFLRSSEVHRLFIQELVQGTFEEANDKKIISKAIKSIIEEEIVSSLREKKETLLKKISAKLISEEKISEELAINSAKEGFEEVERLLANHSEAV; encoded by the coding sequence ATGAGTATAAAAGCAATCGAATGTCCTGATGGAGTATGTCATAGTCATCATGGTGGTCATGCTGTTCCAAGACAAGCTATGCAAAAAAATCTAGAAAAGCATGGTAAAGATTGGTGCGAGAAATTAGCCGAGAGAATTTATGAAATGTCAGTTGATACTTATTCTCAGACAGTCATGCCCAGTCTACACTCTGCAGGTTGGCAAAGAAGGCATTTAGATTGGGAATTCAAGCTTGCAGAAAATGATTCTGAGCCTGATGAAGCTCTTGTTGAAGGAATTATCAATGCCACAGAAAGCTTTTTAAGGAGTAGTGAGGTGCATCGATTATTTATTCAGGAATTAGTCCAAGGAACATTTGAAGAAGCAAATGACAAAAAAATAATTTCTAAAGCAATAAAATCTATCATTGAAGAAGAAATTGTTAGTTCACTAAGAGAAAAAAAAGAAACTCTTTTGAAGAAAATATCTGCAAAATTAATATCAGAAGAAAAAATTAGCGAAGAACTTGCAATAAATTCAGCCAAAGAGGGTTTCGAGGAAGTAGAAAGGCTACTTGCAAATCACAGCGAAGCAGTTTAA
- a CDS encoding NAD(P)H-binding protein — protein sequence MKILLVGATGTLGRQIAKQAIEDGHQVRCFVRNPKKASFLQEWGCELTKGNLLNYSDIEYSLQDIEVVIDAATSRPDDPRSIYEIDWNGKLNLFNACESLNVKRVIFLSILLTEKFRNVPLMDIIYCTEKLLENSDLEYTIFKCAAFMQGVIGQFAIPVLDSQAVWISGTKTKIAYMNTQDMAKFIVAAVNNPKTYRTSLPLVGPKAWDSNEVISLCEKTSEKKAKIFRVSPFLITVTQKVVSFFQDSLNVAERLAFAEVTSSGESLDADMSKTYEILDLKKEDITSLEIYIKDYYQQILKRLREMEADLNIEEKKRLPF from the coding sequence ATGAAGATTCTTTTAGTAGGAGCAACAGGTACTCTTGGAAGGCAAATAGCAAAGCAAGCTATAGAAGATGGACATCAAGTAAGATGTTTTGTGAGAAATCCAAAAAAAGCTTCTTTTCTACAAGAGTGGGGTTGTGAATTAACAAAAGGCAATTTATTAAATTATTCCGATATTGAATATTCATTGCAAGATATTGAAGTTGTTATTGATGCGGCAACTAGTAGACCGGATGATCCTAGAAGTATTTATGAAATAGATTGGAATGGAAAACTCAATTTATTCAATGCTTGTGAATCCTTAAATGTAAAAAGAGTAATATTTCTTTCAATACTTCTAACAGAAAAATTTAGAAATGTTCCATTAATGGATATTATATATTGTACTGAAAAACTTCTTGAGAATTCTGACCTAGAATATACAATCTTCAAATGTGCAGCTTTTATGCAAGGAGTTATAGGTCAATTTGCTATCCCAGTCTTAGATAGTCAAGCAGTATGGATAAGTGGAACTAAAACGAAAATTGCTTATATGAATACTCAAGATATGGCTAAATTTATTGTCGCAGCAGTAAATAATCCAAAAACTTATAGAACATCATTGCCATTAGTTGGTCCCAAAGCATGGGATTCAAACGAAGTTATATCCCTATGTGAAAAAACTAGCGAAAAAAAAGCTAAAATTTTTAGAGTTTCCCCCTTCCTTATTACTGTGACTCAAAAAGTAGTTTCTTTTTTCCAAGATTCTTTAAATGTAGCTGAAAGATTAGCTTTTGCAGAAGTAACCAGTAGTGGAGAATCATTAGATGCTGACATGAGCAAAACCTACGAAATATTGGATCTAAAAAAAGAAGATATTACATCACTAGAGATTTATATCAAAGACTATTACCAACAAATACTGAAAAGATTAAGGGAAATGGAAGCAGATCTAAATATTGAGGAAAAAAAGAGATTACCTTTTTAA
- a CDS encoding nucleoside triphosphate pyrophosphatase: MLILASASQSRKKLLENCQIDFLQFSSDFDESSIKDENISNLALELSFQKALTLSENIQKISLPRKFNDSSLEILGCDSIFEFKGEAYGKPANKEEAFSRWTKMSGEFGFLHTGHTLLIGNFDSTLNIFKITKTIRKTISSRIYFSKLDDWEIKIYVDTNEPLYCAGGFALEGIGGKYIEKIEGCFSNVMGLSLPWLRKNLYK, from the coding sequence GTGTTAATTCTAGCCTCTGCTTCTCAATCTAGAAAAAAATTACTAGAAAATTGTCAAATTGACTTTCTTCAGTTTTCAAGTGATTTCGATGAGTCTTCAATAAAAGACGAGAATATTTCTAATTTAGCTTTAGAGTTATCATTTCAAAAGGCTTTAACTCTATCTGAAAATATTCAAAAAATTTCATTGCCTAGAAAATTTAACGATAGTTCTTTGGAAATTCTTGGATGTGACTCAATCTTTGAGTTTAAAGGGGAAGCCTATGGAAAACCAGCTAATAAAGAAGAGGCATTTAGTAGATGGACAAAAATGTCAGGAGAATTTGGCTTTTTACATACTGGTCATACTCTTTTAATTGGAAACTTTGATTCAACTTTAAATATTTTTAAAATCACTAAAACTATTAGAAAAACAATAAGTTCAAGAATTTATTTTTCCAAATTGGATGATTGGGAGATAAAGATTTATGTAGATACCAATGAACCTTTATATTGCGCTGGAGGATTTGCTTTGGAGGGTATAGGAGGTAAATATATTGAAAAAATAGAAGGTTGTTTTAGTAATGTAATGGGGTTAAGTTTGCCATGGCTCAGAAAAAATTTATATAAATAA
- a CDS encoding photosystem I assembly protein Ycf4 — protein sequence MNSEITSFDKIEQKIGGSRKISNYIIGGMLTIGGIGFLLASLSSYTGRDLLPLGNPSTLLFIPQGIIMGAYGVIANLLNFYLWYLVYIDFGSGSNSFDKASKSVEIKRKGLFKEIEVKFNFDEIKSVKLDISEGFNPRRRIALVLKGRKKPLPLSEGGELKPLLQVEEEGARLAKFLNVNLEGLK from the coding sequence ATGAATTCAGAAATCACGTCTTTCGATAAAATCGAACAAAAAATTGGAGGGTCAAGAAAAATTTCTAATTACATTATCGGTGGAATGCTAACAATTGGGGGTATTGGTTTTCTTTTGGCCTCTTTATCTAGTTACACAGGAAGGGATTTATTACCTCTCGGGAATCCGTCAACTTTATTGTTCATACCGCAAGGAATAATAATGGGAGCCTATGGAGTAATAGCCAATTTATTAAATTTTTATTTATGGTATTTGGTTTATATAGACTTCGGTTCAGGAAGCAATTCTTTTGATAAAGCATCAAAATCTGTAGAAATAAAAAGAAAAGGGTTATTTAAAGAAATTGAAGTTAAATTTAATTTCGATGAAATTAAATCAGTTAAGTTAGACATAAGTGAGGGATTTAATCCTAGAAGAAGAATAGCTTTAGTACTCAAAGGTAGAAAAAAACCACTCCCTTTAAGCGAAGGAGGTGAACTTAAACCACTACTTCAAGTTGAAGAAGAAGGAGCGCGGCTGGCGAAATTCTTGAATGTTAATTTGGAGGGTTTAAAATAA
- a CDS encoding cobyric acid synthase yields MESEKKLNAIKKPIMVLGTSSGAGKSLTVTAICRILKNLGEEPIPFKGQNMSNNAWVDREGGEMAYSQALQAFACGIHPCSEMNPILLKPQGNSISEVIHLGRNIGTTTAKNYYKDWFIPGWEIIKKSLKSIYKKNPNCRLIIEGAGSPVEMNLIHRDLTNLRIAKYLRANCILITDIERGGVFAQIIGTLELMKPEERKLIKGIIINRFRGDLSLFEEGKKWIENKTQIPVIGTIPWLNDSFPPEDSLDLLEKNSRFNNPEIKVGIIKLPSISNFSDFDPLENEESILIEWLGKSQNLRKYDFIILPGSKQTIKDQIFLEKTGLSKDIREYSNNMGNIIGICGGLQMLGTTLEDPYFKEGSKSYSEQKIKGIGLLPLKTTFFEKKLTRQIKSESIWPCQSNINGFEIHNGQTVLDNMQSSLKINPIFKDLDLGWYKENNKGGTIAGTYIHGIFENDIWRDQYINLIRKSKNLPMLNKKSISYKKKRESIINNLANEFDKHLNLTSFLI; encoded by the coding sequence ATGGAAAGTGAAAAAAAGTTGAATGCAATAAAAAAACCAATAATGGTCTTGGGAACTTCTAGTGGTGCAGGCAAATCATTAACAGTTACAGCTATTTGCAGGATTCTTAAAAATTTAGGTGAAGAGCCAATACCTTTTAAAGGCCAAAATATGAGTAACAATGCTTGGGTTGATCGGGAAGGGGGGGAGATGGCATATTCACAAGCACTTCAAGCTTTTGCTTGTGGTATTCATCCTTGTTCAGAGATGAATCCTATTTTATTAAAACCACAAGGTAATTCAATAAGTGAGGTTATTCACCTTGGCAGAAATATAGGAACCACAACCGCAAAAAATTATTACAAAGATTGGTTTATTCCTGGATGGGAAATAATCAAAAAAAGTTTAAAATCTATTTATAAAAAAAATCCAAATTGTCGTTTAATTATCGAAGGAGCTGGCAGTCCAGTAGAAATGAATTTAATTCATAGAGACCTTACTAATTTAAGAATAGCTAAGTATTTAAGGGCAAATTGCATTTTAATTACTGATATTGAAAGAGGTGGCGTATTTGCACAAATAATCGGGACTCTTGAATTAATGAAACCTGAAGAAAGGAAACTTATTAAGGGAATTATTATAAATAGATTCAGAGGAGACCTTTCATTATTTGAAGAAGGTAAAAAATGGATAGAGAATAAAACTCAAATCCCTGTTATTGGAACTATTCCTTGGTTAAACGATTCATTTCCTCCAGAAGATTCTTTGGATTTATTAGAAAAAAATTCACGTTTCAATAATCCTGAGATCAAAGTTGGAATTATAAAATTGCCATCTATAAGTAACTTCTCAGATTTTGACCCATTAGAAAATGAAGAATCAATATTAATTGAATGGCTTGGAAAATCGCAAAATTTGAGGAAATATGATTTTATTATTCTGCCTGGTAGTAAACAAACTATTAAAGATCAAATATTTCTTGAAAAGACTGGTTTGTCTAAGGATATAAGGGAATATTCAAATAATATGGGAAATATTATTGGAATATGTGGCGGTTTACAAATGTTAGGGACAACACTTGAAGATCCTTATTTTAAAGAGGGATCCAAAAGTTATTCTGAACAAAAAATCAAAGGGATTGGATTACTACCATTAAAAACGACTTTCTTTGAAAAAAAGTTAACCCGTCAAATCAAATCTGAATCTATATGGCCATGCCAATCAAACATTAATGGATTTGAAATTCATAATGGCCAAACTGTATTGGATAACATGCAAAGCTCATTAAAGATTAATCCCATTTTCAAAGATTTAGATCTAGGTTGGTACAAAGAAAATAATAAAGGTGGAACTATTGCAGGTACATACATTCATGGGATCTTTGAAAATGATATTTGGAGAGACCAATATATTAACTTAATAAGGAAGAGTAAAAATTTACCAATGTTAAATAAAAAATCAATATCTTATAAAAAGAAGAGAGAATCCATTATTAATAATCTTGCGAATGAATTCGATAAACATTTAAATCTCACATCATTTTTAATTTGA
- the psbD gene encoding photosystem II D2 protein (photosystem q(a) protein) — translation MTIAVGSAPQRGWFDILDDWLKRDRFVFIGWSGLLLLPCAYLAIGGWFVGTTFVTSWYTHGVASSYLEGCNFLTAAVSTPGDAMGHSLLFLWGPEAQGSFVRWLQLGGLWNFVALHGVFGLIGFMLRQFEIAGLVGIRPYNALAFSAVIAVFTSIFLIYPLGQHSWFFAPSFGVAAIFRYILFIQGFHNITLNPFHMMGVAGILGGALLCAIHGATVQNTLYEDTSIYTDGKVQSSTFRAFDPTQEEETYSMITANRFWSQIFGIAFSNKRFLHFLMLFVPVMGMWTSSIGIVGLALNLRAYDFVSQEIRAAEDPEFETFYTKNILLNEGMRAWMSSVDQPHENFVFPEEVLPRGNAL, via the coding sequence ATGACGATAGCAGTTGGGAGCGCTCCACAAAGAGGATGGTTTGACATCCTCGATGACTGGTTAAAGCGCGACCGCTTTGTATTTATTGGTTGGTCCGGACTACTTTTACTTCCTTGTGCATATCTTGCTATAGGTGGTTGGTTCGTAGGAACAACATTTGTTACCTCTTGGTACACTCACGGAGTTGCAAGCTCATACCTTGAAGGTTGTAACTTTTTAACAGCAGCTGTAAGTACCCCTGGTGATGCCATGGGACACAGTCTTCTATTTTTATGGGGTCCTGAAGCCCAAGGTAGTTTCGTTAGATGGCTACAACTTGGTGGGCTTTGGAACTTCGTTGCATTACATGGAGTATTTGGCCTTATTGGTTTTATGCTTCGTCAGTTTGAAATTGCTGGCCTTGTTGGAATTAGACCATACAATGCATTAGCTTTCTCAGCAGTAATTGCAGTATTCACAAGTATTTTCCTTATTTATCCTTTAGGACAGCATAGTTGGTTCTTCGCACCTTCATTCGGTGTAGCAGCAATCTTCCGTTATATCCTGTTCATTCAAGGTTTTCATAATATCACTCTCAACCCATTCCATATGATGGGAGTAGCTGGAATTCTTGGTGGTGCTCTACTTTGCGCTATTCATGGAGCTACAGTACAAAACACATTGTATGAAGACACAAGTATTTATACAGATGGAAAGGTTCAAAGTTCAACATTTAGAGCTTTTGACCCCACTCAAGAAGAAGAAACTTATTCAATGATTACAGCAAATAGATTCTGGAGTCAAATCTTCGGTATTGCTTTTTCAAACAAGCGTTTCTTACACTTTTTGATGCTATTTGTACCTGTTATGGGTATGTGGACATCTTCAATTGGTATTGTCGGCTTAGCACTAAACTTAAGAGCTTATGATTTCGTAAGCCAAGAGATCCGTGCAGCAGAAGATCCTGAATTTGAAACTTTCTATACAAAAAATATACTTTTGAACGAAGGTATGCGAGCATGGATGTCTTCTGTGGATCAACCACACGAAAATTTTGTATTCCCTGAGGAGGTTCTTCCACGTGGAAACGCCCTTTAA
- a CDS encoding alpha/beta fold hydrolase, with amino-acid sequence MNPNFKEENINYPNYWNWNGFKICWSVIGEENKIPIIFLHGFGASRKHWRNNLEYFAKRNCASYSLDLIGFGDSDQPGIRQIGRLNNEIWCNQVKDFIAQVIRPKNSGKVILIGNSLGSLVALTCAVSLEDQIATVIASPLPDQIQEKNKKITKNQLLKKFKDRFITIFFIFFPLEIILFLITKLGVIRLGLNYAYFKKDNIDHELIDLVIKPVLRSTSARSLRAMCIGMSSRDEKFQASYLLRKLSASKKVPFLLIWGDKDNFIPLFIGKKIANFYRWVKLKIVSDSGHCIHDEDPSVFNRISYEWIRDLKTF; translated from the coding sequence ATGAATCCCAATTTTAAAGAAGAAAATATTAATTATCCTAATTACTGGAATTGGAATGGTTTTAAAATTTGTTGGAGTGTTATAGGCGAAGAAAATAAAATTCCAATTATCTTTCTCCACGGATTTGGTGCTAGTCGAAAACATTGGAGAAACAATTTAGAATATTTCGCAAAAAGGAATTGTGCTTCTTATTCTTTAGATTTAATAGGGTTTGGAGATTCAGATCAACCTGGAATAAGACAAATTGGTAGATTAAATAATGAGATTTGGTGTAACCAAGTGAAAGACTTTATTGCACAGGTCATAAGACCAAAGAATTCTGGTAAAGTCATTCTTATTGGCAATTCCCTTGGATCATTAGTGGCTTTAACATGTGCTGTTTCATTAGAGGACCAGATTGCAACAGTTATTGCATCGCCTCTACCAGATCAAATTCAGGAAAAAAACAAGAAAATAACAAAGAATCAATTATTGAAAAAATTTAAAGATAGATTCATAACAATATTTTTTATATTTTTCCCTTTAGAGATTATTTTATTTTTAATAACCAAATTAGGGGTTATAAGACTGGGTCTAAATTATGCCTATTTCAAAAAAGATAATATTGATCACGAACTAATAGATTTAGTAATAAAACCAGTCTTAAGGAGTACTTCAGCTAGATCATTAAGAGCAATGTGTATTGGAATGTCTTCAAGAGATGAAAAATTTCAAGCCTCCTACCTTTTAAGAAAACTTAGCGCCTCAAAAAAAGTTCCTTTTTTATTAATTTGGGGAGATAAAGATAATTTCATACCTTTGTTTATTGGTAAAAAGATTGCAAATTTCTATAGATGGGTAAAATTAAAAATAGTATCCGATTCAGGACATTGTATCCATGATGAAGACCCTTCAGTATTCAATAGAATCTCTTATGAATGGATTAGAGATTTAAAAACCTTTTAA
- the psbC gene encoding photosystem II reaction center protein CP43, whose product METPFNNLLRAPNQSIEETGYAWYVGNARLINLSGRLLGAHIAHAGLIVFWAGAMMLYEVNHFTFDKPMWEQALICMPHVAMFGYGIGPGGEVTDIMPFFQVGVVHLIASAVLGFGGIYHSLAGPEKLEQDFPFFSTDWRDKNQMTNILGYHLIVLGVGALAWSVNWCFIGGAYDTWAPGGGEVRLINPTLDPSVIFGYLFRSPWGGAGSLIGVNSIEDIVGGHVYVGVIEILGGIFHIFTKPFGWARRAFIWNGEGLLSYALGGICVASFIASTFIWFNNTAYPSEFYGPTNAEASQAQSFTFLVRDQRIGANVGTTMGPTGLGKYLMRSPTGEIIFGGETMRFWDFRGPWLEPLRGPNGLSLEKIQNDIQPWQVRRAAEYMTHAPNASINSVGGIITEPNAVNFVNLRQWLASAQFFLGWFTFIGHLWHAGRARAAAAGFEKGIDRKSEPALEMPDLD is encoded by the coding sequence GTGGAAACGCCCTTTAATAATTTATTAAGAGCTCCAAACCAAAGTATTGAAGAGACTGGTTATGCCTGGTATGTAGGTAACGCTAGACTAATCAATTTATCTGGACGTTTATTAGGAGCTCACATCGCTCACGCAGGACTTATAGTCTTCTGGGCAGGTGCAATGATGCTCTATGAGGTTAATCATTTTACTTTTGATAAACCAATGTGGGAGCAAGCCCTAATCTGCATGCCTCATGTAGCTATGTTTGGCTATGGCATAGGACCTGGTGGTGAAGTTACTGATATCATGCCTTTTTTCCAAGTAGGTGTGGTACATTTAATAGCTTCAGCAGTCCTTGGATTTGGTGGAATTTACCACTCATTAGCTGGTCCAGAAAAGCTTGAGCAAGATTTCCCTTTCTTCTCTACTGATTGGAGAGATAAAAATCAAATGACCAACATTCTTGGTTACCATTTGATAGTTCTAGGTGTAGGTGCATTAGCTTGGTCAGTAAACTGGTGTTTTATTGGCGGTGCATATGATACTTGGGCACCTGGAGGTGGAGAAGTACGACTAATAAATCCAACTTTGGATCCAAGTGTGATTTTTGGTTATCTTTTTAGATCACCATGGGGAGGTGCCGGTTCTCTAATCGGTGTTAACTCCATTGAAGACATAGTTGGTGGCCACGTATATGTTGGTGTAATTGAAATCCTTGGAGGTATATTCCATATATTTACAAAACCTTTTGGATGGGCAAGAAGAGCATTCATCTGGAACGGTGAAGGACTTTTAAGTTATGCACTAGGTGGTATATGTGTAGCAAGTTTTATTGCATCCACATTTATATGGTTTAACAATACTGCTTACCCATCTGAATTTTATGGCCCTACAAATGCTGAAGCCTCACAGGCCCAAAGCTTTACTTTCCTAGTGAGAGACCAAAGAATTGGAGCCAATGTAGGCACAACAATGGGACCAACAGGTTTAGGTAAGTATCTCATGAGATCTCCTACAGGTGAAATTATATTTGGTGGTGAAACAATGAGATTTTGGGATTTCAGAGGACCATGGTTAGAGCCTCTTAGAGGACCTAATGGATTAAGCCTTGAGAAAATCCAAAACGATATTCAGCCATGGCAAGTTAGAAGAGCTGCTGAATATATGACTCATGCTCCTAACGCTTCTATCAACTCAGTTGGTGGAATTATTACAGAGCCTAATGCTGTTAACTTCGTCAACCTAAGACAATGGTTAGCTTCAGCTCAATTCTTCCTAGGATGGTTTACATTCATCGGTCACCTTTGGCATGCTGGACGTGCTAGAGCTGCCGCTGCTGGTTTCGAGAAAGGAATCGACAGAAAGAGTGAACCCGCTTTAGAAATGCCTGACTTAGATTAA
- the ilvN gene encoding acetolactate synthase small subunit: protein MKHTLSVLVEDESGALSRISGLFARRGFNIDSLAVGPAESKGISRLTMVVEGDDETLQQMTKQLNKLFNVLGVVDFTNLPAVERELMLLKVSSKEDTRSKILDIVQIFRAKVVDVSDIALTLEVVGDPGKLVALEKLLEPYGILEIARTGKVALKRSSGVNTEMLKINKYSLEI from the coding sequence ATGAAACATACACTATCAGTACTTGTAGAAGACGAATCCGGAGCTTTGAGTAGAATCTCAGGTCTCTTTGCCAGAAGGGGATTCAACATAGATAGCCTCGCAGTAGGACCTGCAGAATCCAAAGGGATTTCACGGTTAACAATGGTTGTAGAAGGTGACGATGAAACTCTTCAACAAATGACTAAGCAACTAAATAAGTTATTTAATGTTCTTGGAGTTGTAGATTTTACTAATCTCCCAGCTGTTGAGAGGGAATTGATGTTACTAAAAGTTTCATCGAAAGAAGATACCAGAAGTAAAATCTTAGATATAGTTCAGATATTCCGTGCAAAAGTTGTTGATGTTTCAGATATAGCCTTAACACTTGAAGTAGTGGGAGATCCTGGGAAGTTAGTTGCTTTAGAGAAATTACTAGAACCCTACGGCATTCTTGAAATAGCAAGAACTGGAAAGGTCGCTCTTAAACGTTCTTCAGGAGTGAATACAGAAATGTTAAAAATCAACAAATATTCTCTAGAAATTTAA
- a CDS encoding peptidylprolyl isomerase: MVSSCSFRNKIDSNYYCQKNKLTCNKVNKIVNFKTSKGDFEVELFGKDNPVTVSNFLENIENNIYVNQKFYKIINYTQLKFIHGGVNPENKFYIERNQTLNKTSPSIPLEIKFKEEIKPRYNYQIKNPNETENLVNTFESGSIAMVKTSKNNSSSTEFFFVTNKIPELDGRYSIFGRIIKGFDVLEEIKKEDYIKEIKIYN; the protein is encoded by the coding sequence TTGGTATCATCTTGTAGTTTTAGAAATAAGATTGATTCAAATTATTACTGCCAAAAAAATAAATTAACTTGTAATAAAGTTAATAAAATAGTTAATTTTAAAACTTCAAAAGGTGATTTTGAGGTTGAATTGTTTGGTAAAGATAACCCAGTAACAGTATCAAACTTTCTAGAAAACATAGAAAATAATATTTATGTAAATCAAAAATTTTATAAAATAATAAATTATACCCAACTAAAATTTATACACGGAGGTGTTAATCCTGAAAATAAATTTTATATTGAACGAAATCAAACCCTAAATAAGACAAGTCCTTCAATACCATTAGAAATAAAATTCAAAGAAGAAATTAAACCAAGATACAACTATCAAATAAAAAATCCTAATGAAACTGAAAATTTAGTTAATACTTTTGAGAGTGGTTCAATAGCTATGGTTAAGACTAGTAAGAATAACTCTTCCTCTACTGAATTTTTTTTTGTAACTAATAAGATTCCAGAACTAGACGGAAGATATTCAATTTTTGGAAGAATTATTAAAGGATTTGATGTACTCGAAGAAATCAAGAAAGAAGACTATATAAAAGAAATCAAAATATATAATTAA